In the Acidobacteriota bacterium genome, one interval contains:
- a CDS encoding DUF3592 domain-containing protein, which translates to MKMSFNSSSGSGTGCAGKGFGTLFFGIFFLMGTLFTVFILGETIRQLAPWSWPEVDCTILSSEVGETGDDSQPYRPVVRFRYEAAGRTYENDDLTRGDDGTSSYDEARDYAAEYPPDTVTTCRVNPDDPSTAVLEQQIPWIAFVVFFPLIFVAIGGGGLYAVWRSSVSDGDTTIESISQNAPSRRGYLFLVVFGLIFVVVGCAVFIPLAGLPALRLARSATWDSTPCTIVGSRMRSWSTDDGTSYRADILYEYRAGGQSWRSNRVDFFGSLSSGADSARETLERFPEGAAAVCWVDPRSPNHSVLDREVHPKFLLGLLPLVFIVAGLAVAGHGWRMSRRQQASQEFVPEIPAEADGSLLLEPDVGPVGKAAGAVFFSIIWNGLVSVFVWQAWKTWDSGHPDWFLTIFLVPFVLVGLASVGFIVHSLLALANPRPRVTLTPGNPRLGDSIHLEWQFAGRATRIEHLRVSLEGHEEATYRRGTDTITEEEVFASYDLVNTVNDWEIPRGTAEFTIPADTMHSFEATSNKIVWEFTIEGEIGRWPDVDQNFAIQIRPQRAGDVT; encoded by the coding sequence ATGAAGATGTCCTTCAACAGTTCGTCGGGATCAGGAACCGGTTGCGCCGGCAAGGGCTTCGGCACGCTCTTCTTCGGCATCTTTTTCCTGATGGGCACGCTTTTCACGGTCTTCATCCTCGGAGAAACCATCCGCCAACTCGCCCCGTGGTCGTGGCCCGAGGTCGACTGCACGATCCTCTCGTCGGAGGTCGGAGAGACGGGCGATGACAGCCAGCCCTACCGACCGGTGGTTCGTTTCCGTTATGAAGCAGCCGGCCGAACCTACGAAAACGACGACCTGACGCGGGGAGACGACGGCACCTCGAGCTACGACGAAGCGCGGGACTACGCGGCAGAGTATCCTCCAGACACGGTGACGACCTGCCGGGTGAATCCGGATGATCCGTCCACCGCAGTCCTCGAGCAGCAGATTCCGTGGATTGCATTCGTTGTGTTCTTCCCGCTCATTTTCGTCGCCATTGGTGGCGGAGGTCTCTACGCCGTCTGGCGGAGTTCCGTATCCGACGGCGACACGACCATCGAGTCGATCTCGCAGAACGCTCCGTCGCGGCGGGGTTACCTGTTCCTGGTCGTTTTCGGACTCATCTTCGTGGTCGTGGGGTGTGCGGTTTTCATACCACTCGCGGGCCTGCCGGCGTTGCGGCTGGCACGATCGGCGACCTGGGATTCGACACCCTGCACCATCGTCGGTTCGCGCATGCGATCTTGGTCCACCGACGACGGGACATCGTACCGAGCCGACATACTCTACGAGTACCGGGCCGGCGGCCAAAGCTGGCGCTCTAACCGGGTCGATTTCTTTGGCTCCCTCTCTTCCGGCGCCGATAGCGCCCGGGAAACCCTCGAGCGATTCCCGGAAGGCGCCGCGGCTGTCTGCTGGGTCGATCCCCGTTCGCCAAACCACTCGGTCCTCGACCGGGAGGTTCACCCGAAATTCCTGCTGGGCCTGCTTCCACTGGTCTTCATCGTCGCCGGCCTGGCGGTTGCCGGGCACGGCTGGAGAATGAGCCGCCGCCAGCAGGCATCCCAGGAGTTCGTTCCGGAAATCCCCGCCGAGGCTGACGGATCGCTGCTCCTGGAACCGGATGTCGGACCGGTGGGCAAGGCCGCGGGCGCGGTGTTTTTTTCCATTATCTGGAACGGGCTTGTTTCGGTATTTGTCTGGCAAGCCTGGAAGACGTGGGACAGTGGGCATCCAGACTGGTTCCTGACCATCTTCCTGGTTCCTTTCGTACTCGTCGGGCTCGCCTCGGTGGGGTTCATCGTTCACTCCCTGCTGGCCCTCGCCAACCCGCGCCCGCGGGTGACCCTGACCCCCGGCAACCCCAGGCTCGGCGACAGCATCCACCTCGAGTGGCAATTTGCCGGACGCGCCACCCGCATCGAGCACCTGCGGGTTTCTCTCGAGGGCCACGAAGAGGCGACCTATCGCCGCGGCACGGACACCATCACCGAAGAGGAGGTCTTCGCATCGTATGACCTCGTCAATACCGTCAACGACTGGGAGATCCCCCGGGGCACGGCGGAATTCACCATACCCGCCGACACCATGCACAGCTTCGAGGCCACGTCGAACAAGATCGTCTGGGAGTTCACGATCGAGGGCGAAATCGGTCGATGGCCCGACGTCGACCAGAACTTCGCGATCCAGATCCGCCCTCAGCGTGCCGGAGATGTCACCTGA
- a CDS encoding MotA/TolQ/ExbB proton channel family protein — MVDILISGGPVMIPLGILSLVALAIIIERLWVLRRSNFLENSTVQTLSGLLASGRYDAAVEFCRRHPGPFTDLVSALVENRHAPYEELKEILEDTGRLQLMGLQRGLPALATIVAGAPLLGLLGTVIGMIKIFSVVATAGSGITEQLSSGISQALITTATGLVIAIPALFTHSYLESRAVSILSDIEAQILDFLHLVREHPTDDAEED; from the coding sequence GTGGTCGACATTTTGATATCAGGCGGACCCGTGATGATCCCGCTCGGCATTCTGTCGCTGGTGGCACTCGCCATCATCATCGAGCGACTGTGGGTGCTGAGACGGAGCAACTTTCTCGAAAATTCGACAGTACAGACATTGTCAGGCCTGCTCGCGAGCGGCAGGTACGATGCCGCGGTCGAATTCTGTCGGCGTCACCCGGGGCCGTTCACTGATCTCGTTTCCGCATTGGTGGAAAACCGTCACGCGCCGTACGAGGAGCTCAAAGAGATCCTCGAGGATACCGGTCGCCTGCAGCTGATGGGCCTTCAGCGGGGACTTCCGGCGCTCGCGACGATCGTCGCGGGAGCGCCGCTGCTCGGTCTTCTAGGCACCGTGATCGGGATGATCAAGATCTTCAGCGTCGTGGCGACGGCAGGCTCGGGCATTACCGAACAGCTCTCGTCGGGCATCTCGCAGGCGCTGATCACCACAGCCACAGGCCTGGTAATCGCCATCCCGGCCCTCTTCACCCACTCCTACCTCGAGTCGAGGGCGGTCTCGATCCTGTCGGATATCGAGGCGCAGATCCTCGACTTCCTGCACCTCGTCCGCGAACATCCGACGGACGACGCCGAGGAAGACTGA
- a CDS encoding biopolymer transporter ExbD, protein MRLAPLRGRRKPEVQMSPLIDVIFLLLIFYAVTTQFVSDERLKLKLPEAETAESVGINREERPPEVKVAVDGTIWINDRIVPESDLESRIRQLVERAPDEGIILKGDQGADYGIVVHVLDVARKVGAKGIQMSADRPPEQQ, encoded by the coding sequence ATGCGTCTCGCCCCCCTTCGCGGACGGCGCAAGCCCGAGGTCCAGATGTCGCCACTGATCGACGTCATCTTCCTGCTGTTGATCTTCTATGCGGTGACCACACAGTTCGTCAGTGACGAAAGGCTCAAGCTCAAGCTGCCCGAAGCCGAGACCGCCGAGAGTGTCGGCATCAATCGCGAGGAACGCCCGCCCGAAGTCAAGGTGGCGGTCGACGGGACGATCTGGATCAACGATCGAATCGTGCCGGAATCGGACCTCGAATCACGGATACGGCAGCTGGTCGAACGCGCTCCGGACGAGGGCATTATTCTGAAGGGCGATCAGGGAGCCGATTACGGCATCGTCGTCCACGTCCTCGATGTCGCCCGCAAGGTCGGCGCCAAAGGAATTCAGATGAGCGCGGACCGACCACCCGAGCAGCAATAA
- the gor gene encoding glutathione-disulfide reductase, translated as MNSYDFDLFVIGAGSGGVRAARFSAGYGARVAVAETSRLGGTCVNLGCVPKKLMVYASAFSATAEDATGFGWTVPTSDFDWATLIANKNREIERLNGIYRGLLEGSGVKIVEGRARLRDANTVEVGDETFTAEKILIATGSRPFIPPIPGAELGITSAEVFQLEEQPQKIIIMGGGYIAVEFAGIFNGLGTEVMLVYRGPVFLRGFDDDIRTTLAEEMRKRGIDLRFNSTVDRIECRGNRYAVHFNTGEAEEADQLLCAIGRVPNTAGLGLEALGVHLSERGAVVANEYMESSVSGIHAIGDCIDRIALTPVALAEGMAIAETLFNDNPTIVDYTNVPSAVFSQPAVGTVGLTEAEAREAGFDVEIYRSIFRPMVHTMSGRNEKTMMKLVVDRKTDTVLGVHMVGHEAGEIIQGMAVALKAGATKATFDRTIGIHPTAAEEFVTMRTPVEF; from the coding sequence ATGAACAGCTACGACTTTGACTTATTCGTCATCGGCGCCGGCTCCGGCGGTGTTCGTGCGGCCAGGTTTTCGGCGGGTTACGGTGCCCGGGTTGCTGTGGCCGAGACGTCGCGCCTCGGCGGCACGTGCGTCAACCTCGGCTGCGTGCCGAAAAAGTTGATGGTGTACGCATCGGCTTTTTCGGCCACAGCGGAGGACGCGACCGGTTTCGGCTGGACGGTACCGACATCGGACTTCGACTGGGCGACCTTGATCGCCAACAAGAACCGCGAGATCGAAAGGCTCAACGGGATCTACCGCGGGTTGCTCGAGGGCTCCGGGGTGAAGATCGTCGAGGGCAGGGCACGGCTGCGTGATGCCAACACGGTCGAGGTCGGTGACGAGACATTTACAGCCGAAAAGATTCTCATCGCGACTGGCAGCCGACCCTTCATACCACCAATCCCGGGCGCGGAGCTCGGCATCACCTCCGCCGAGGTCTTCCAGCTCGAGGAACAGCCACAGAAAATCATCATCATGGGAGGCGGCTACATTGCGGTCGAGTTCGCCGGGATATTCAACGGGCTCGGGACCGAGGTCATGCTGGTTTACCGCGGACCGGTCTTCCTGCGCGGCTTCGACGACGACATCCGGACGACCCTTGCGGAAGAGATGCGGAAGCGAGGCATCGATCTGAGATTCAACAGCACCGTCGATCGCATCGAGTGCAGAGGAAATCGATACGCGGTCCACTTCAACACCGGCGAGGCGGAAGAGGCCGACCAACTCCTGTGCGCGATCGGACGCGTTCCCAACACCGCCGGGCTCGGGCTCGAGGCTCTCGGCGTACACCTCAGCGAACGCGGTGCGGTGGTCGCCAACGAATATATGGAGTCGTCGGTCTCCGGGATCCATGCCATCGGCGACTGCATCGACCGCATCGCCCTCACCCCCGTCGCCCTCGCCGAAGGCATGGCGATCGCGGAAACCCTCTTCAACGACAACCCGACTATCGTCGACTACACCAACGTACCGTCGGCCGTTTTCAGCCAGCCCGCCGTCGGCACGGTCGGGCTGACCGAAGCCGAAGCTCGCGAAGCGGGATTCGATGTGGAGATCTACCGTTCCATCTTCCGGCCGATGGTCCACACGATGTCAGGCCGTAACGAGAAGACGATGATGAAGCTGGTTGTCGACAGAAAAACCGACACGGTGCTCGGCGTCCACATGGTCGGCCACGAGGCGGGCGAAATCATCCAGGGAATGGCCGTGGCTCTCAAGGCCGGTGCCACCAA
- a CDS encoding TonB family protein yields MRRDRSTFRRALEISLLLHLLLVFLVAPQVEQLWPTSDAAAVQLTPEAALDEQPPLEFEFVDLAEEREEEPVSDRVPLSDLDRRAHGGEGEAASRPSVQGNTPQLVEADGGQQFGAGSPPQRQGEQVPRVPPPDRSREEPIERPTEDRQPEPDTEGAGEEVPEPEQQQPSIKLPPPGAWALPPEEGGLFERPDTEGGQVDAGGLSFDTQWYDWGPYAKAMLAKIRRHWRIPEIARLGVQGVVKIRFFIERDGTVTGLQIVDESGKPPMDFAARDAIFGSSPFEPLPSDLTGVDREGVTITFFYNSRPRD; encoded by the coding sequence GTGCGACGAGATCGAAGCACATTTCGCAGAGCACTCGAGATATCGCTGTTGCTCCATTTGCTGTTGGTCTTTTTGGTGGCGCCGCAGGTCGAACAACTGTGGCCGACGTCGGACGCTGCAGCAGTACAACTGACGCCCGAGGCGGCGCTGGATGAGCAGCCTCCTCTCGAGTTCGAGTTTGTCGATCTCGCAGAGGAGCGCGAGGAAGAGCCGGTGTCGGACCGGGTACCGCTGTCCGACCTCGACCGACGCGCCCACGGTGGCGAGGGCGAAGCGGCATCACGTCCCAGCGTGCAGGGCAACACACCACAACTGGTGGAAGCTGACGGGGGACAACAGTTCGGCGCGGGATCTCCGCCGCAGAGGCAAGGCGAGCAGGTCCCGCGGGTGCCGCCGCCAGATCGGTCCCGGGAAGAGCCGATCGAGCGCCCGACCGAGGATCGACAGCCCGAACCCGATACGGAAGGCGCTGGCGAAGAGGTGCCGGAGCCCGAGCAACAGCAACCGTCCATCAAGCTGCCACCTCCCGGGGCCTGGGCTCTCCCACCGGAGGAGGGTGGGCTTTTCGAGAGACCCGACACGGAGGGCGGACAGGTAGACGCCGGCGGACTATCCTTCGATACCCAGTGGTACGACTGGGGACCTTATGCCAAGGCCATGTTGGCCAAGATTCGCCGTCACTGGCGCATTCCGGAGATTGCCAGGCTTGGCGTGCAGGGGGTGGTCAAAATTCGCTTCTTTATCGAGCGCGACGGAACTGTCACCGGTCTGCAGATCGTCGATGAGTCCGGCAAGCCGCCGATGGACTTCGCGGCGCGCGACGCCATATTCGGTTCGTCACCCTTCGAACCCCTCCCGTCGGACCTGACGGGGGTCGATCGCGAGGGTGTTACCATCACCTTCTTCTACAATTCCCGTCCACGGGATTGA
- a CDS encoding metalloregulator ArsR/SmtB family transcription factor → MNETDFTTNLCSINEIDPEKVAFVQQRALPEQTVERVSRLFSALSDPTRLRILHALSLTEELCVCDLAALAELSVSAVSHQLRLLRDRDLVRARREGRMVYYSLSDDHIATLMGTGIEHANE, encoded by the coding sequence ATGAACGAAACAGACTTTACGACGAATCTTTGCAGCATCAACGAGATCGACCCCGAGAAGGTGGCCTTTGTCCAGCAGAGAGCGTTGCCCGAACAAACGGTGGAGCGCGTGAGCCGTCTGTTTTCTGCCCTTTCGGACCCGACCCGCCTCAGAATTCTGCACGCGCTTTCGCTTACCGAGGAGCTCTGTGTCTGCGATCTCGCCGCACTGGCCGAGCTTTCTGTATCCGCCGTCAGTCACCAACTTCGCCTTCTGCGTGACCGCGATCTGGTGCGCGCACGACGCGAGGGACGGATGGTGTATTACAGCCTCTCGGATGACCACATCGCGACCCTGATGGGCACCGGCATCGAGCACGCGAACGAATAG
- a CDS encoding YceI family protein yields MRKTVIFTTLALALGFGTATAQGTYEIDTVHSNVGFKVRHLVSKVSGDFKDFNGTFVVDFENLDRSSVDFKITTASIDTKNEKRDQHLRSADFFDVETYPEITFKSSKITRVDDDTFAVAGTLTMRGVSRDVTLMVDFLGEIEAMGGVRAGYELSTTVNRKDYGVSWNRALDTGGFVLGDDVEVDIALELVKQ; encoded by the coding sequence ATGCGAAAGACGGTAATCTTCACAACCCTCGCGCTCGCACTCGGCTTCGGAACCGCCACGGCACAAGGAACGTATGAAATCGACACCGTTCACTCGAACGTCGGCTTCAAGGTCCGCCACCTGGTTTCCAAGGTCAGCGGCGATTTCAAGGACTTCAACGGCACCTTCGTGGTTGACTTCGAAAACCTCGACCGGAGCAGCGTCGACTTCAAAATCACGACGGCGAGCATCGATACCAAGAACGAAAAACGCGACCAACACCTGCGCTCCGCTGATTTCTTCGATGTCGAGACCTACCCGGAGATCACGTTCAAAAGCTCGAAGATCACCAGGGTGGACGACGACACATTCGCGGTTGCAGGGACGCTGACCATGCGTGGCGTGAGCAGGGACGTTACTCTGATGGTGGACTTCCTCGGTGAAATCGAGGCGATGGGCGGCGTGCGGGCGGGATACGAGCTCAGCACCACGGTCAACCGCAAGGATTACGGCGTCTCCTGGAACCGCGCACTCGATACCGGCGGATTCGTCCTCGGGGACGACGTCGAGGTCGACATCGCGCTCGAGCTGGTGAAGCAGTGA
- a CDS encoding thiolase domain-containing protein: protein MRDVAVVGIGMGDFGELWEKSLRTIWAESALAALTDAGVGEVDLITVGCMAPGLFVGQEHLASLLADELGMAGVPAARVESACASGGLALRTGFAEVASGLSDTVLVTGVEKMTDVDGADATYALGTAADQEWEGFHGITFPGLYAMLAQIHMQRFGTTSEQLAAVAVKNHANGLLNPHAQYHLKVSIEDVLASTMVADPLRLLDCSPVTDGAAAMVLTTVERAKELAGDRPVVKITGSGLATDAITLANREDLSELGAVRKAAERAYEMAGRQPNDLHVVEVHDCFTIAEVMTTEAIGLFERGEGGPAAENGLTSLQGKIPVNTSGGLKSKGHPVGATGVAQAIEIVSQLRGEAGQRQVEGAEVGLAQNMGGSGGSSIVHIMEVA from the coding sequence ATGCGCGATGTAGCCGTTGTTGGAATCGGAATGGGAGACTTCGGAGAACTGTGGGAAAAATCTCTCCGTACGATCTGGGCGGAATCCGCCCTCGCGGCGCTGACCGACGCAGGTGTAGGCGAGGTCGACCTCATCACCGTCGGGTGCATGGCCCCCGGCCTCTTCGTCGGGCAGGAGCACCTCGCGTCCCTGCTCGCCGATGAGCTCGGCATGGCTGGCGTGCCGGCCGCTCGGGTCGAATCGGCGTGCGCATCCGGCGGCCTGGCCCTTCGCACCGGTTTCGCTGAAGTCGCCTCGGGACTTTCGGACACCGTCCTGGTGACCGGGGTCGAGAAAATGACCGATGTCGATGGAGCCGATGCGACCTACGCGCTCGGGACTGCCGCCGACCAGGAATGGGAGGGGTTCCACGGGATCACATTCCCGGGCCTCTACGCCATGCTGGCGCAGATCCACATGCAACGCTTTGGTACGACATCCGAGCAGCTGGCAGCGGTGGCGGTGAAAAACCACGCCAACGGGCTTCTCAACCCGCACGCTCAATACCACCTCAAGGTATCGATCGAGGACGTCCTGGCGTCGACAATGGTTGCCGATCCGCTGCGTCTTCTCGATTGCTCGCCAGTGACGGACGGCGCCGCTGCAATGGTTCTGACGACGGTCGAGCGCGCCAAAGAGCTCGCCGGCGACCGGCCGGTCGTGAAGATCACCGGGTCGGGCCTTGCAACCGACGCCATCACGCTCGCCAACCGGGAAGACCTGTCCGAGCTCGGCGCGGTACGTAAGGCCGCAGAGCGTGCCTACGAGATGGCCGGCCGGCAGCCCAACGACCTGCACGTGGTCGAGGTGCACGACTGCTTCACTATCGCCGAGGTCATGACGACCGAGGCGATCGGGCTCTTCGAGCGGGGCGAGGGCGGTCCTGCGGCCGAAAACGGCCTGACGTCGCTGCAGGGGAAGATACCGGTCAATACATCCGGTGGCCTCAAGTCGAAGGGCCATCCGGTAGGCGCCACCGGCGTGGCGCAGGCGATCGAGATCGTCAGCCAACTTCGTGGCGAAGCCGGACAGCGACAGGTCGAAGGAGCCGAGGTCGGGCTCGCGCAGAACATGGGCGGCTCCGGCGGCAGCTCGATCGTTCACATCATGGAGGTGGCCTGA
- a CDS encoding Zn-ribbon domain-containing OB-fold protein codes for MDSPARAWREYPQRYRLEAAKCTVCGKILYPPRVVCPKCGASTFETITLPREGTVVTYTVVRVPPAGFTEQTPLPIALVELMEGLRVMVQVGDLADPSDLEIGMKVRLEFRRVSWDGEAGVIFYGHKAVTA; via the coding sequence ATGGATTCTCCGGCACGCGCATGGCGTGAGTACCCACAGCGGTATCGGCTCGAGGCCGCCAAATGCACGGTGTGCGGCAAGATCCTCTATCCGCCCAGAGTGGTCTGCCCGAAATGCGGCGCCTCTACCTTCGAGACGATCACGCTTCCCCGCGAGGGCACGGTCGTGACCTACACCGTCGTTCGCGTTCCGCCGGCAGGCTTCACCGAGCAGACTCCGCTGCCGATCGCGCTCGTTGAACTGATGGAGGGACTTCGCGTGATGGTCCAGGTCGGCGATCTCGCCGATCCTTCCGACCTCGAGATCGGCATGAAGGTGCGCCTCGAGTTCCGGCGTGTTTCCTGGGACGGCGAGGCCGGCGTGATCTTCTACGGCCACAAAGCGGTGACCGCCTGA